From a single Mycolicibacterium moriokaense genomic region:
- a CDS encoding epoxide hydrolase family protein, with protein sequence MAPIKPFRIAIPDADLDDLKSRLARTRWPEAECVDDWSQGIPLAYTQRLADYWASEYDWRAREEALNRFDHYTTEIDGLDIHFIHQQSGREDTFPLLITHGWPGSIVEFHKVIEPLTERGFDVVCPSLPGYGFSGRPTRTGWGIEKIATAWDTLMGELGYERFGAQGGDWGAAVTTQIGRNGGRCVAIHLNMPLGFPPGELKDPTDAEKAALERAEYYQKWDSGYSKQQSTRPQTVGYGLVDSPVGQLAWIVEKFWSWTDSDGDPENVLTKDEMLDNVMLYWLTASGASSARLYWESFNAFGGFDRVEVPTGVAAFPREILKAPRNWCEAGYNITHWTDMPRGGHFAAFEQPELFVDDVAKFFDGVR encoded by the coding sequence ATGGCCCCGATCAAGCCCTTCCGCATCGCGATCCCCGACGCCGACCTCGACGACCTGAAGTCCCGACTCGCCCGCACCCGTTGGCCGGAAGCCGAATGCGTCGACGACTGGAGCCAGGGCATCCCGCTGGCCTACACCCAGCGACTCGCCGACTACTGGGCCTCCGAGTACGACTGGCGCGCACGCGAAGAAGCGCTGAACCGGTTCGATCACTACACGACCGAAATCGACGGCCTGGACATCCATTTCATCCACCAACAGTCCGGGCGCGAGGACACGTTTCCGTTGCTGATCACCCACGGCTGGCCCGGGTCGATCGTCGAATTCCACAAGGTCATCGAGCCGCTTACCGAGCGGGGGTTCGACGTGGTGTGCCCGTCGCTACCGGGCTACGGCTTCTCCGGCAGGCCGACGCGCACCGGCTGGGGTATCGAGAAGATCGCGACGGCGTGGGACACCCTCATGGGCGAGCTGGGCTACGAGCGCTTCGGCGCGCAGGGCGGCGACTGGGGCGCAGCCGTCACCACCCAGATCGGCCGAAACGGCGGACGCTGCGTGGCGATCCACCTGAACATGCCGCTCGGCTTCCCGCCGGGCGAACTCAAGGATCCGACCGACGCCGAGAAGGCGGCGCTGGAGCGCGCGGAGTACTACCAGAAGTGGGATTCGGGCTACTCCAAACAGCAGTCGACGCGGCCGCAGACCGTCGGCTACGGGTTGGTGGACTCGCCCGTCGGCCAGCTCGCCTGGATCGTCGAGAAGTTCTGGTCGTGGACGGACAGCGACGGCGACCCGGAGAACGTGTTGACCAAGGACGAGATGCTCGACAACGTGATGCTCTATTGGCTGACCGCGTCGGGGGCGTCGTCGGCGCGGCTGTACTGGGAGAGTTTCAATGCATTCGGCGGCTTCGACCGCGTCGAAGTGCCGACCGGGGTCGCCGCGTTCCCGAGGGAGATCCTCAAGGCGCCGAGGAATTGGTGCGAGGCGGGGTACAACATCACGCACTGGACCGATATGCCGCGCGGAGGCCACTTCGCGGCGTTCGAGCAGCCCGAACTCTTCGTCGACGACGTGGCCAAGTTTTTCGACGGCGTACGTTAG
- a CDS encoding AMP-binding protein yields MKSQDAGPTDTAILEETIGANFERTAAAHPDGDALVDMATGRRWTYAQLNEDIDVIARGLMALGIQTGDRVGIWSPNCAEWTIVQYATAKIGAILVNINPAYRTHELAYVLKQSGIRTLISAPSFKTSDYVSMVDEVRVETLDLAEVLYLGTDDWRELAQRADEVPVDGLRARMASLDNNQPINIQYTSGTTGFPKGATLSHRNILNNGYFTTELINFGPDDRLCIPVPFYHCFGMVMGNLGCTSHGATMVIPAPAFDPALTLDAIESERCTAVYGVPTMFIAMLGQPDLAQRALSSLRTGIMAGAVCPIEVMKRCVNDMNMTEVAIAYGMTETSPVSCQTLIDDDLERRTSSIGRAHPHVEIKIVDPETGEVVERGHPGEFCTRGYSVMLGYWQDEAKTNEAIDAGGWMHTGDLAVMRDDGYCNIVGRIKDMVIRGGENVYPREIEEFLYTHPDVDDAQVIGVPDAKYGEEVCAWVRMKPGRPPLDAQALRDFATGKLAHYKIPRYVHVVDEFPMTVTGKVRKVEMRAEMVKLLGLDS; encoded by the coding sequence ATGAAGTCCCAAGACGCAGGCCCCACCGACACCGCCATCCTCGAGGAGACGATCGGCGCCAACTTCGAGCGCACGGCCGCCGCCCATCCCGACGGGGACGCGCTGGTCGACATGGCAACCGGTCGACGGTGGACGTACGCCCAACTCAATGAGGACATCGACGTCATCGCGCGTGGACTCATGGCGCTCGGCATCCAAACCGGCGACCGCGTCGGGATCTGGTCGCCGAACTGTGCGGAGTGGACGATCGTGCAGTACGCGACCGCGAAGATCGGCGCGATCCTGGTCAACATCAACCCGGCCTATCGCACACACGAACTCGCCTACGTGCTCAAGCAGTCGGGCATCCGCACGTTGATCTCGGCGCCATCGTTCAAGACGTCGGACTACGTCAGCATGGTCGACGAGGTGCGCGTCGAGACACTCGATCTGGCGGAGGTGCTGTATCTCGGCACCGACGATTGGCGCGAACTTGCGCAACGCGCCGACGAGGTACCGGTGGACGGGTTGCGGGCGCGGATGGCCTCGCTGGACAACAACCAGCCCATCAACATTCAATACACCTCGGGCACAACGGGTTTCCCGAAGGGTGCGACGCTCTCGCACCGAAACATTCTCAACAACGGGTATTTCACCACCGAGCTCATCAACTTCGGCCCCGACGACCGGCTGTGCATTCCGGTGCCGTTCTATCACTGCTTCGGCATGGTGATGGGCAATCTCGGCTGCACCAGCCACGGCGCCACCATGGTCATTCCCGCGCCGGCATTCGATCCGGCGCTCACCCTGGACGCCATCGAATCAGAAAGGTGCACAGCCGTTTACGGGGTGCCCACCATGTTCATCGCGATGCTCGGTCAGCCCGACCTGGCGCAGCGCGCCCTGTCGTCGCTGAGGACGGGCATCATGGCTGGAGCCGTCTGCCCGATCGAGGTCATGAAGCGCTGTGTCAACGACATGAACATGACCGAGGTCGCCATCGCCTACGGGATGACCGAGACGTCGCCGGTCTCCTGCCAAACCCTGATCGACGACGACCTCGAGCGGCGCACCAGTTCGATAGGCCGGGCTCATCCGCACGTCGAGATCAAGATCGTCGACCCCGAAACCGGGGAGGTCGTCGAACGCGGGCATCCCGGCGAATTCTGCACGCGCGGTTACTCGGTGATGCTGGGCTACTGGCAGGACGAGGCGAAGACGAACGAGGCGATCGACGCCGGGGGGTGGATGCACACCGGCGACCTCGCGGTCATGCGCGACGACGGATATTGCAACATCGTCGGCCGCATCAAGGACATGGTGATCCGCGGTGGCGAGAACGTCTATCCGCGCGAGATCGAGGAATTCCTGTACACCCATCCCGACGTGGACGACGCGCAGGTAATCGGGGTGCCCGACGCGAAGTACGGGGAGGAGGTCTGCGCGTGGGTGCGGATGAAGCCGGGCAGGCCTCCGCTCGACGCGCAGGCGTTGCGTGACTTCGCCACCGGCAAGCTGGCCCACTACAAGATCCCTCGGTACGTCCACGTGGTCGACGAGTTTCCGATGACCGTCACCGGCAAGGTGCGCAAGGTGGAGATGCGTGCTGAAATGGTGAAACTTCTGGGCCTCGACTCCTGA
- a CDS encoding FAD-dependent oxidoreductase yields MYETQVLVIGAGPTGLALATSLVARGIATTVVDRAPEGANTSRAAVVNARTLEVLEPLDVTRRLVKEGVEAPLFTIRDRGRTLIPIDFSGLPTKYPYSLMVPQSTTERLLLDRLVELGGSVIRPKTVTAITQDGDGVTAMFDDGDTIRARYAVGADGIRSVVREQAGIGFEGAVYDESFMLADVRLTGDAPDGEVLLFWAKAGLTVVAPLPDGVHRIVAPVAEAPEQPSAEFVQQILDTRVGAGRMVVTDVVWGSRFRVHHRVADTFRAGRLLLAGDAAHVHSPAGGQGMNLGIQDAVALADALVAVLGGAPDSVLDDYVAVRRPIAKDVVAMTDRLTRLATLPRAARRVRNAAISVLGWVPSVRLALARRLSGLVYR; encoded by the coding sequence ATGTACGAAACCCAGGTTCTCGTTATCGGCGCAGGTCCGACGGGGTTGGCGCTGGCCACCTCGCTGGTCGCCCGGGGCATCGCGACGACCGTCGTCGACCGTGCACCCGAGGGCGCCAACACCTCACGGGCGGCGGTGGTGAACGCCCGCACGCTGGAGGTCCTCGAACCCTTGGACGTCACGCGCCGGCTGGTGAAGGAGGGCGTCGAGGCGCCGCTGTTCACCATCCGCGACCGGGGCCGCACGTTGATCCCGATCGACTTCAGCGGGTTGCCGACGAAGTATCCGTATTCACTGATGGTCCCGCAGTCGACGACCGAACGGCTGCTGCTCGACCGGCTCGTCGAACTCGGCGGCTCCGTCATACGGCCCAAGACCGTCACGGCGATCACCCAGGATGGCGACGGCGTGACGGCAATGTTCGACGACGGCGACACCATCCGGGCGCGTTATGCAGTCGGCGCCGACGGCATTCGCAGCGTGGTGCGCGAGCAGGCGGGCATCGGGTTCGAGGGTGCCGTATATGACGAGTCGTTCATGCTCGCCGACGTCAGGCTCACCGGCGATGCGCCGGACGGCGAGGTCCTCCTGTTCTGGGCGAAGGCGGGGTTGACCGTGGTCGCTCCGCTGCCCGACGGCGTCCACCGAATCGTGGCGCCGGTCGCCGAGGCACCCGAGCAACCCTCCGCGGAGTTCGTCCAGCAGATCCTCGACACCCGCGTCGGCGCGGGCCGGATGGTCGTCACCGACGTCGTCTGGGGTTCGCGTTTCCGGGTCCATCATCGCGTCGCGGACACCTTCCGCGCGGGCCGACTGCTGCTCGCCGGTGACGCGGCGCATGTGCACAGCCCGGCCGGCGGGCAGGGCATGAATCTAGGCATTCAGGACGCCGTCGCGTTGGCCGACGCGCTTGTCGCCGTGCTCGGTGGAGCGCCGGACAGTGTGCTCGACGACTACGTCGCGGTTCGCCGTCCGATCGCGAAAGACGTTGTGGCGATGACGGATCGGCTGACCCGGCTGGCCACGCTGCCGCGCGCCGCTCGACGGGTCCGCAACGCCGCCATCAGCGTCCTCGGATGGGTGCCGTCAGTGCGGCTGGCGCTGGCGCGCAGGCTCAGCGGCCTGGTGTACCGCTAG
- a CDS encoding TetR/AcrR family transcriptional regulator has product MRRSSEQTKAQILAAARERFAQSGFEKATIRAIAADANIDPSMVMRYFGSKDQLFAAAADFDLELPDLSGIDRDQLGAALVDHFMNRWERDEVLIVLLRASATNPEAAQRMRALFASQLLPAVAKINPDAPERRAALIATQTLGLALCRYVLALPPIVAMTRDEAVAWLGPTVQRYLDGP; this is encoded by the coding sequence ATGCGCAGATCGTCGGAGCAGACCAAGGCTCAGATCCTCGCGGCGGCCAGGGAGAGATTCGCCCAATCCGGTTTCGAGAAAGCCACCATCAGAGCCATCGCGGCGGACGCGAACATCGACCCCTCGATGGTGATGCGGTACTTCGGGAGCAAGGATCAGCTGTTCGCTGCGGCCGCCGACTTCGACCTCGAGCTACCGGATCTGTCCGGCATCGACCGCGACCAATTGGGCGCCGCGCTCGTCGACCACTTCATGAACAGGTGGGAACGCGATGAGGTGCTCATCGTGCTGCTGCGGGCCAGCGCCACCAATCCTGAAGCGGCGCAACGCATGCGGGCATTGTTCGCCAGTCAACTGCTGCCAGCTGTCGCGAAGATCAACCCCGATGCGCCGGAACGGCGCGCGGCATTGATCGCCACGCAGACGCTCGGCCTCGCATTGTGCCGCTACGTGCTGGCGCTGCCGCCGATCGTCGCCATGACGCGCGATGAGGCCGTCGCATGGTTGGGACCCACCGTGCAGCGCTACCTCGACGGGCCTTAG
- a CDS encoding P-loop NTPase family protein, with amino-acid sequence MSVSHNEQALDEDPPAPAVTARGIRMTGPWGPVYGPIDLDVDAGGVTVLRCPAGSGRTALLMTLAGRMRPVSGELTVLGRTRTADIFANAALAGIDELDAVAESVTVRDLITEQLRWDAPWHRLIPRADEADLARVCGPVFGDLPLPPLTEYVEELTELDGLLLRIALANTARPELLVVGHVDQVASNANRALLLQRLVELGRAQTVITASVNPVHSDAVRAEIPVHNVTRAELVGQPKGGD; translated from the coding sequence ATGTCGGTGTCCCACAACGAGCAAGCCCTTGATGAGGACCCGCCGGCACCGGCGGTGACCGCGCGGGGGATTCGGATGACGGGTCCGTGGGGTCCGGTGTACGGACCCATCGATCTCGACGTCGACGCCGGGGGCGTCACCGTGCTGAGGTGTCCTGCCGGGTCGGGCCGCACCGCGCTGCTGATGACGCTGGCCGGCCGGATGCGCCCGGTGTCCGGCGAACTGACGGTGCTGGGCCGCACGCGAACCGCCGACATCTTCGCCAACGCCGCCTTGGCGGGCATCGACGAGCTCGACGCCGTCGCCGAGTCGGTCACCGTACGCGACCTGATCACCGAGCAGCTTCGGTGGGACGCCCCCTGGCACCGGCTGATACCGCGCGCCGACGAGGCCGACCTCGCCAGAGTGTGCGGTCCGGTGTTCGGTGACCTTCCGTTGCCGCCGCTCACCGAGTATGTCGAGGAGCTCACCGAGCTCGACGGTCTGCTGTTGCGGATCGCACTGGCCAACACCGCCCGGCCCGAACTGCTCGTCGTCGGCCACGTGGACCAGGTCGCCAGCAACGCCAACCGCGCGCTGCTGCTGCAGCGGCTGGTCGAGCTCGGTCGTGCGCAGACGGTCATCACCGCGAGCGTCAACCCCGTCCACAGCGATGCAGTTCGCGCCGAAATCCCGGTGCACAACGTCACCCGCGCCGAACTGGTCGGCCAACCGAAGGGGGGCGACTAG
- a CDS encoding YhgE/Pip domain-containing protein yields MLAGMSLGTDLKRYSRGLLPRIALITIVLMPLLYGAMYLWAFWNPFGELNKVPVALVNEDRGATAQGQQLRAGDEITAALMNSGQLKLSEVSAAQAAEGVASGEYYFSITVPQDFSAGIASVSGTDPQQAQLRFTLNDANNYLASIIGQNAAREVLNQVNAEIGKRTVGTVLAGLTDAGAGLRQAADGAQQLATGLTAADDGAHRLASGANVLASGLDSAQAGSAQLAAGTRQLSTAVESATGPLIEVLDRVGGLGLDPDEVGVVAEHLSSAVRSTTDRIAALNIDHAQVAAIVDQTVGFLRANPDPAVRDMGEVLARAQGLLRAQGIDPATDAGLIRLRDSAAALEAELSDPSSKLRTFIDRALNGGLRADVAKLRDGVEQLNSGASRLDAGLQQLANGGHELANGARQLADGTTKLADGGKELATKLGQGASQIPSWTPAQRSDVARTLSAPVSLDVVNTHPAATFGTGFAPFFMPLALFIGALIIWMLLTPLQSRPIVNGLAALRVVLASYWPGLLIAVCQVVVMYVVVHFGVGLEAKYPIATVGFLVLIAATFLAMIQAFNALFGVAVGRVVTLAFLMLQLVSAGGIYPVETTAKPFQILHPVDPMTYAVNGLRQLTVGGIDSRLWIAIAVLVVLLAMSLAGSAWAARRNRQYTMERLHPPIEV; encoded by the coding sequence ATGCTCGCCGGAATGTCGCTGGGCACCGACCTGAAACGCTATTCGCGGGGACTGCTGCCGCGGATCGCTCTCATCACAATCGTCCTCATGCCGCTGCTGTACGGCGCGATGTACCTGTGGGCGTTCTGGAATCCTTTCGGGGAGTTGAACAAGGTTCCGGTGGCTCTGGTCAACGAGGATCGTGGCGCGACGGCCCAAGGCCAGCAGTTGCGCGCAGGTGACGAAATCACGGCAGCCCTGATGAACTCCGGTCAGCTCAAGCTCTCCGAGGTGTCGGCTGCACAGGCCGCCGAGGGTGTGGCCAGCGGTGAGTACTACTTTTCGATCACCGTGCCGCAGGATTTCAGCGCCGGCATCGCCTCGGTGTCCGGCACCGATCCGCAGCAGGCGCAGCTGCGCTTCACCCTCAACGACGCCAACAACTACCTCGCGTCCATCATCGGGCAGAACGCCGCACGCGAGGTCCTCAATCAGGTCAATGCGGAGATCGGCAAACGCACTGTTGGCACGGTGCTGGCGGGACTCACCGACGCCGGGGCCGGCCTCAGACAGGCCGCCGACGGGGCCCAGCAGCTGGCCACCGGGTTGACGGCCGCCGACGACGGTGCGCACCGGTTGGCTTCGGGGGCCAACGTGTTGGCGTCGGGACTCGACAGCGCACAGGCCGGCTCGGCTCAGTTGGCGGCGGGCACTCGGCAGCTGTCGACCGCCGTGGAATCGGCGACGGGTCCGCTGATCGAGGTGCTCGACCGCGTCGGAGGGCTGGGGCTCGACCCGGACGAAGTCGGTGTTGTTGCAGAGCATTTGAGCAGCGCCGTGCGGTCGACGACGGATCGGATCGCGGCGCTCAACATCGACCATGCGCAGGTCGCGGCGATCGTCGACCAGACAGTCGGGTTCCTGCGGGCCAACCCCGACCCCGCGGTGCGCGATATGGGCGAGGTCCTGGCCCGCGCGCAAGGGCTGCTGCGCGCACAGGGCATCGATCCGGCCACCGATGCGGGCCTGATTCGGTTGCGGGACAGCGCCGCCGCGCTGGAGGCGGAGTTGTCAGACCCGAGCAGCAAGCTGCGGACATTCATCGACCGGGCGCTCAACGGAGGGCTGCGGGCCGACGTCGCCAAGCTGCGTGACGGTGTCGAACAGCTGAATTCCGGCGCCAGCCGGCTCGACGCGGGACTGCAACAACTCGCCAACGGGGGACACGAACTCGCCAACGGTGCACGACAACTCGCCGATGGGACGACGAAGCTGGCGGACGGTGGGAAGGAGCTGGCGACCAAGCTTGGGCAGGGGGCGAGCCAGATTCCGTCGTGGACACCCGCGCAGCGCAGCGACGTGGCGCGCACGCTCTCGGCGCCGGTCAGCCTCGATGTGGTCAACACCCACCCCGCCGCCACCTTCGGCACCGGTTTCGCGCCGTTCTTCATGCCGCTGGCGTTGTTCATCGGCGCGCTGATCATCTGGATGCTGTTGACGCCGTTGCAGTCGCGGCCGATCGTGAACGGTCTCGCGGCGCTGCGAGTCGTGCTCGCCTCGTACTGGCCGGGGCTGCTGATCGCCGTGTGCCAAGTGGTGGTCATGTACGTCGTGGTGCACTTCGGCGTCGGTCTGGAGGCCAAGTATCCGATTGCCACAGTTGGGTTTCTGGTGCTGATCGCTGCGACGTTCCTCGCCATGATCCAGGCGTTCAACGCGCTGTTCGGTGTCGCGGTGGGGCGCGTCGTGACGCTGGCGTTCCTGATGCTGCAGCTGGTGTCAGCCGGCGGCATATATCCCGTCGAGACCACCGCCAAGCCGTTCCAGATCCTGCATCCTGTGGACCCGATGACATACGCGGTCAACGGGTTACGCCAGCTGACCGTCGGCGGCATCGATTCGAGGCTGTGGATCGCAATCGCCGTCCTGGTGGTGCTGCTTGCGATGTCGCTGGCCGGCAGCGCGTGGGCCGCCAGGAGGAATCGGCAGTACACGATGGAGCGTTTGCACCCACCTATCGAAGTGTGA
- a CDS encoding acetyl-coenzyme A carboxylase carboxyl transferase subunits beta/alpha, whose amino-acid sequence MSRIRALDLRDAVLDEGSFRSWDTAPLEVGGSSEYHRELAAAAAKTGLDEAVLTGEGTVFGRRVALVACEFDFLAGSIGVAAAERITTAVARATAERLPLVASPSSGGTRMQEGTVAFLQMVKIAAAVELHKRAHLPYLVYLRHPTTGGVFASWGSLGHVTAAEPGALIGFLGPRVYEHLYGEPFPSGVQTAENLERHGVIDGVIPLDAVRSTLDRTLKVLADPPESPPPPPESTDVPEVPAWESVTASRRPDRPGAAYLLRHGTSDRVLLSGTGRGEDATTLLALARFGGQPAVVLGQQRVLGGMVGPAALREARRGMALAAGLRLPLVLVIDTAGPALTVEAEQDGLAGEIARCLADLVTLDTPTVSVLLGQGSGGPALAMVPADRVLAALHGWLAPLPPEGASAIVFRDTAHAPELAEAQGIRSADLLASGIVDAIVPERPDAADEPLAFTQRLSATIANELHTLRSIPEAERLTARLARYRRIGL is encoded by the coding sequence GTGAGCCGGATTCGTGCGCTTGACCTGCGCGATGCCGTGCTGGATGAGGGTTCGTTCCGTAGCTGGGACACCGCGCCACTGGAGGTCGGCGGCAGCTCGGAGTACCACCGCGAGCTGGCCGCTGCGGCCGCCAAGACGGGGCTCGACGAGGCGGTGCTGACCGGCGAGGGCACGGTTTTCGGCCGGCGGGTGGCGTTGGTGGCGTGCGAGTTCGACTTCCTGGCCGGCTCGATCGGGGTGGCCGCCGCCGAGCGGATCACCACCGCGGTGGCCAGGGCGACGGCCGAGCGGTTACCGCTGGTCGCCTCCCCAAGCTCCGGCGGCACCCGCATGCAGGAGGGCACCGTCGCGTTCCTGCAGATGGTCAAGATCGCCGCGGCCGTCGAGCTGCACAAGCGCGCGCACCTGCCATACCTGGTGTACCTGCGTCATCCGACGACGGGCGGCGTGTTCGCGTCGTGGGGTTCGCTGGGGCACGTCACCGCCGCCGAGCCGGGTGCGCTCATCGGATTTCTGGGCCCGCGGGTGTACGAGCATCTCTACGGCGAGCCGTTTCCGTCGGGTGTGCAGACCGCCGAGAACCTGGAGCGCCACGGCGTCATCGACGGAGTGATCCCGCTGGACGCGGTGCGGTCCACACTCGACCGCACGCTGAAGGTCCTCGCCGACCCGCCCGAATCACCGCCGCCGCCACCCGAATCCACCGATGTGCCCGAAGTGCCCGCGTGGGAATCGGTGACCGCATCGCGTCGACCGGACCGCCCAGGCGCGGCATATCTGTTGCGGCACGGAACATCCGATCGGGTGCTGCTCTCGGGCACGGGCCGTGGCGAGGACGCCACGACGCTGCTGGCGTTGGCCAGGTTCGGCGGACAACCGGCGGTGGTGCTCGGCCAGCAGCGGGTGCTCGGCGGGATGGTCGGTCCGGCGGCGCTGCGCGAGGCGCGACGGGGCATGGCGTTGGCGGCGGGCCTGAGGTTGCCGCTCGTGCTCGTGATCGATACCGCCGGACCGGCACTCACGGTCGAGGCCGAACAGGATGGTCTGGCCGGTGAGATCGCAAGGTGCCTGGCCGATCTCGTCACGCTGGACACGCCGACGGTGTCGGTACTGCTCGGGCAGGGCAGCGGCGGGCCCGCGCTGGCGATGGTGCCCGCCGATAGAGTGCTGGCGGCGCTGCACGGCTGGTTGGCGCCGCTGCCGCCGGAAGGGGCGAGCGCGATCGTGTTCCGCGATACCGCCCATGCGCCGGAACTAGCTGAGGCACAAGGGATTCGGTCGGCTGACCTGTTGGCGAGTGGCATCGTCGACGCCATTGTGCCCGAACGTCCGGACGCGGCCGACGAGCCGCTGGCGTTCACGCAGCGGTTGTCGGCGACTATTGCCAACGAATTGCACACGCTGCGTTCGATTCCCGAGGCCGAGCGGCTGACCGCGCGGCTGGCACGTTATCGCCGGATCGGGCTCTGA
- a CDS encoding enoyl-CoA hydratase translates to MIGVTRDGDVMTLEMQRPDRRNALNGALVDGLREAVEKAAGEDIRAIVLTGQGHVFSAGADLSDASGVAEELPDKAKALNLAIDKAPVPVIGAINGPAIGAGVILAMICDLRVVAPEAYFQFPVAKYGLALDNWSIRRLTSLVGAGRARGMLLGAEKLTAEGALQTGMANRIGTLSDAQAWAAELAGFAPLALQHAKRVLNDDGAYEEPWPEHQELFDRAWASQDVIEAQVARIEKRPPRFKGA, encoded by the coding sequence ATGATTGGTGTGACCCGTGACGGCGATGTGATGACGCTGGAAATGCAGCGCCCCGATCGCCGCAATGCGCTCAACGGCGCGCTCGTCGACGGACTCCGCGAGGCGGTCGAGAAGGCCGCGGGCGAAGACATCCGGGCCATCGTGCTGACCGGCCAGGGCCACGTCTTCAGCGCGGGCGCCGACCTGTCCGACGCGAGCGGCGTCGCCGAGGAGCTGCCCGACAAGGCCAAGGCGCTGAACCTGGCGATCGACAAGGCACCTGTCCCGGTCATCGGAGCCATCAACGGCCCCGCGATCGGCGCCGGTGTAATTCTCGCGATGATCTGCGATCTGCGGGTCGTCGCACCCGAGGCGTACTTCCAGTTCCCGGTCGCGAAATACGGCCTGGCACTGGATAACTGGAGCATTCGACGGCTCACGTCGCTGGTCGGCGCCGGTCGCGCGAGAGGCATGCTGTTGGGGGCGGAGAAGCTCACCGCAGAGGGCGCACTGCAAACCGGCATGGCCAACCGCATCGGCACGCTGTCCGATGCTCAGGCCTGGGCCGCCGAACTCGCTGGTTTCGCCCCGCTGGCCTTGCAACACGCCAAGCGGGTGCTCAACGACGACGGCGCCTACGAGGAACCGTGGCCGGAGCACCAGGAACTGTTCGATCGGGCCTGGGCCAGCCAGGACGTCATCGAGGCGCAGGTGGCGCGCATCGAGAAGCGGCCCCCGAGGTTCAAGGGCGCCTGA